The Helicobacter canis genomic sequence TCTTTATCACAGGCTCTTGCACTGCTACTTGCTCTTTTGTGTCATTTTTGGCATTGGCTCTAATTTTATCCCAATCAATGCTAGATTCTTGACTAGATTCTGCGTTGCTAGATTTTGCTTGAGTGTCTGGGGTGCTTGGGCTTATGTGCTCGGCTTTGGCGGCTTGATCGATCTTGTATTCTTTATAAAGTCCATAGCCAAAATACGCGCCCGTGGCGATGACTGCGATAATCACAAGCGAGCTGATAAGCTGCAATACCTTGAAAAACTTTGTTTTATTCATATCCTATCCTAAAGTGATTTCTACTTCTAGCGTGCTTACTTCTTGATTAGAATCCGCGCGGATAGCGATTTTGTCCGTTTGGGTGTATTTGCGCACCACGGCTAAAATCTCTTCTTTCATCTGCTCCATATACGGCACTTTCACGCTTCTCTCGTGTGCGAGCATTATCGTAAGCCTATCGCGTGCGACTTTCGCGCTGCCGCCATCTCTGCTAAAAAGTTTCCAGCTCATTGAAACAGCCTTTTAAAGCCTTGCAAAATCCCGCCTTGCTTCTTAAACTCCACAAATGGCACTTCATCACCTAGGATTCTAGCCACAATGCGCTTATAGCATTCGCCGCTTATGCTAGATTTGTCATAGATCACAGGCTCGCCGCAGTTTGTCGCAGATACGACTCGCTCATCTTCTGGCACAAGCCCGATAAGCGGGATCGCTAGGATCTTTAGCACATCTTCACTACTAAGCATAGAGCCGCTCTCCACAAGCTCTGGCTTAATGCGATTGATGATTAAGTGCTTTTGCACCTTTGCGCCCTTGGCGGCTTTATCACTTTTAGCATCGATTATGCCTATGACTCTATCGCTATCACGCACCGAGCTTACCTCTGGCGTTACCACCACAAGCGCGCGATCCGCCCAGAAAATCGCGTGCTCAAAGCCGCCTTCAATCCCCGCTGGAGAATCTAGCAAAATATAGTCAAACTGCTCTTTAAGCGACTCGATTAGTGCCTTTACCTTTTGCTTATCTAAGATCGTTTTGTCTTTACTCTGGCTTGCTGGGAGGAAGCTAAGATTTGGCGTCTTTTTGTCTTGGATTAGGGCTTGGGAGATGGCGCATTTGCCCTCCATCACATCAATCACATCATAGACTATGCGATTTTCAAGCCCTAG encodes the following:
- the minE gene encoding cell division topological specificity factor MinE codes for the protein MSWKLFSRDGGSAKVARDRLTIMLAHERSVKVPYMEQMKEEILAVVRKYTQTDKIAIRADSNQEVSTLEVEITLG
- the minD gene encoding septum site-determining protein MinD translates to MAEVITITSGKGGVGKSTATANLAVGLAQVGQKVVAVDFDIGLRNLDMILGLENRIVYDVIDVMEGKCAISQALIQDKKTPNLSFLPASQSKDKTILDKQKVKALIESLKEQFDYILLDSPAGIEGGFEHAIFWADRALVVVTPEVSSVRDSDRVIGIIDAKSDKAAKGAKVQKHLIINRIKPELVESGSMLSSEDVLKILAIPLIGLVPEDERVVSATNCGEPVIYDKSSISGECYKRIVARILGDEVPFVEFKKQGGILQGFKRLFQ